The region ATGAGTTCGCGTGATGCGGCGTAGTTGGACGTACATCATGACGAACAAGCCGCGCGGGGTGCTGTATATTGGCGTCACCAGCAACCTGGCTGTGCGTATCGACCAGCATCGGCGTGGTGTAGGATCGGGGTTCTGCAGCAAATATAATCTGCGCCGTCTCGTGCTGGCGGAAGAGCATCAGCGGATTGACGATGCGATCGCGCGGGAAAAAGCGTTGAAGGCATGGAAGCGAGACTGGAAGATCGAGCTGATCGAAGCCGGGAATCCAGAATGGCGTGATTTGTTCGAGTTTATCCTGTGAGGCGGGAGATCCCAGCGTTCGCTGGGATGACGATAGTAAAGCCTCCTTTGTTAAACAAAAGAACAGCAACGCCGGACCAACGGCTTGACCGCAGGGGCGAAAGGTTCGATCCCGCAACTATGTTGGCGCTGTGCCGTTGTGGCTGCGCCGTTCTCAACGTGTCGGAGTTGCGGACCTGATGTCTTTTGGAAAATTCCTGCCCCTGATGCTGGCGGCTGCGCCGCTGGCCCTGATCCAGCCTGCTCTGGCGCAGGCCCCCGCTGGCCCCGCGCCGGGGATCACGACGCAATTGCCGCGTGGCGCGGCGCCCAGCCATTATGCGATCGAGGTGACGCCGGACGCCCCGAACCTGAAGTTCACGGGCAAGGTGACGATCGACGTCGCCATCGCCCAGTCCATGCCGGTGCTGGTGCTGAACGCCGCGGACCTGACGATCAGCGATGTCAGGCTGACCCCGGCGAAGGGCAGGGCGGTGAAGGGCACGGCCAGGATCGACGCGGCCGCGCAGACGGTGACGCTGGATTTCGGCAAGCCGCTCGCGCCGGGCAATTACAAGATCGACATCGCCTATGCCGGGGTCATCAATACCCAGGCGAATGGCCTGTTCGCGCTGGATTACACCGACAATGAGGGCAAGGCGAAGCGCGCGTTGTTCACCCAGTTCGAAGCGCCCGATGCGCGGCGGTTCGTGCCGAGCTTTGACGAGCCGAGCTACAAGGCGACCTTTGGCCTGTCCGCCATCGTGCCGACGGGGCAGCTGGCGGTCAGCAACATGCCGGTCAAGGAGTCGCGGGATCTGGGCGGCGGCAAGACGCGGGTGACATTTGGCAGCAGTCCCAAAATGTCGTCCTATCTGCTGTTCTTCGGCCTGGGCGACCTGGAACGCGCGACGAAGATGGCGGGCGCGACCGAGGTTGGTGTGATTACCGGCAAGGGGAATACGGGGAAGGCGCAGCTGGCGCTGGATGCGTCGGTGGCGATCCTGCCCTGGTTCAACGATTATTTCGGCGTGCCCTATCCCCTGCCCAAGCTCGACAATGTCGCGGGGCCGGGGCAGAGCCAGTTTTTCAGCGCCATGGAGAATTGGGGCGCGATCTTCACGTTCGAGCGGGCTTTGCTGGTCGATCCGCGCTTTACGTCGGAAGGAACGCGGCGGACCATCTATTCCATCGTCGCGCATGAAATGGCGCATCAATGGTTCGGCGACCTTGTCACAATGGCCTGGTGGGACGACCTGTGGCTGAACGAAGGGTTCGCCAGCTGGATGGCGACCAAGGTAACGGACAAGCTGCAACCCGAATGGGAAATGCTGCTGACCCGCGTGGGCGGGCGCGAGCGGGCGATGGCGCTCGACGCGCTGGCGACGACGCATCCGGTGGTGCAGAAGATCAATACCGTCGAAGAGGTGAACCAGGCGTTCGACGACATCACCTATGAAAAGGGTGAGGCGGTCATCACCATGCTGGAAGGCTTTGCCGGCGAGGATGTGTGGCGCGCGGGCATTCGCAGCTACATGAAGGCGCATGCCTATGGGAACACCGTGACCGACGATCTGTGGAAGGCGGTCGAGGGCGCGGGGGCGAACGGGCTGGTGACAATAGCGCATGACTTTACCAGCCAGCCGGGCATTCCGCTGGTGAAGGTGGAGAGCGCGCAGTGCAAGGGTGGGTCCACCGTGCTGGCATTGTCGCAGGGCGAGTTCAGCCGCGACCGGAAGGACAAGACGCCGCTCAAGTGGAACGTGCCGGTGATGGCGCAGACCATCGGCGGCGCGCCGCAGCGGCTGATCCTGAACGGCACGGCTTCGGTCACGCTGCCGGGATGCGGGGCCTATGTCGTCAATGCGGGGCAGACGGGCTATTATCGCTCGCTCTATCCGCAGGCCAATGTGAACGCGCTGGTGAAGGACTTCACCCGGCTGTCGTCGATGGACCAGATCGGGCTGCTGGCGGATAATTTCCAGCTGGGGCTGGGCGGTTACCAGCCGATCGGGGTGGCGCTGGACATGGTGGACGCAGTGCCCGTCAGCGCAAGCCCGGCGGTGCTGGCGGAGGTGCCCGATTATCTGGGCAGCGCTTACCACATGCTGGAAAGCGACAAGGCGGGCCAGGCGCGGGTCGCGGCCTATGCGTCGCGCAAGCTGGGGCCGGTGCTGGCGGATGTCGGTTTCGACGCGAAGGCCGGGGAAGGGCCGCAGGTGCCGGTGCTGCGGTCGGCGCTGGTGGCGACGCTGGGCGACATGGGCGACAAGGCGGTTGTGGCGGAAGCGGCGCGGCGCTTTGCGCAGCCCGCGCTGCTCGACGGGCCGCTGCGCAATGTGTGGCTGAGGATCATCGCGCAAAATGCGGACGGCGCGACATGGGAAAAGCTGCGCGCCATGGCCAATGGGGCGAAGAGCGACCTGGAGAAGAGCACGCTGTTCGCGCTGCTGGGCGCGGCGAAGGATGAGGGGCTGGCGCAGAAAGCGCTGGACCTGGCGATGACCGACGAGCCCGGCAAGACGACCAGCGCGGCGATCATCTCCGCCGTGGGAGCGGAGCATCCGATGCTGGCGGTGGACTATGTATTGGCGCACCGGCAGCAATATGAGGCGCTGATCGACGTATCCGCC is a window of Sphingobium sp. MI1205 DNA encoding:
- a CDS encoding M1 family metallopeptidase, coding for MSFGKFLPLMLAAAPLALIQPALAQAPAGPAPGITTQLPRGAAPSHYAIEVTPDAPNLKFTGKVTIDVAIAQSMPVLVLNAADLTISDVRLTPAKGRAVKGTARIDAAAQTVTLDFGKPLAPGNYKIDIAYAGVINTQANGLFALDYTDNEGKAKRALFTQFEAPDARRFVPSFDEPSYKATFGLSAIVPTGQLAVSNMPVKESRDLGGGKTRVTFGSSPKMSSYLLFFGLGDLERATKMAGATEVGVITGKGNTGKAQLALDASVAILPWFNDYFGVPYPLPKLDNVAGPGQSQFFSAMENWGAIFTFERALLVDPRFTSEGTRRTIYSIVAHEMAHQWFGDLVTMAWWDDLWLNEGFASWMATKVTDKLQPEWEMLLTRVGGRERAMALDALATTHPVVQKINTVEEVNQAFDDITYEKGEAVITMLEGFAGEDVWRAGIRSYMKAHAYGNTVTDDLWKAVEGAGANGLVTIAHDFTSQPGIPLVKVESAQCKGGSTVLALSQGEFSRDRKDKTPLKWNVPVMAQTIGGAPQRLILNGTASVTLPGCGAYVVNAGQTGYYRSLYPQANVNALVKDFTRLSSMDQIGLLADNFQLGLGGYQPIGVALDMVDAVPVSASPAVLAEVPDYLGSAYHMLESDKAGQARVAAYASRKLGPVLADVGFDAKAGEGPQVPVLRSALVATLGDMGDKAVVAEAARRFAQPALLDGPLRNVWLRIIAQNADGATWEKLRAMANGAKSDLEKSTLFALLGAAKDEGLAQKALDLAMTDEPGKTTSAAIISAVGAEHPMLAVDYVLAHRQQYEALIDVSARSQAIARLGGGSADPAMATKLDAYASQHLTPESRKVVDRSISAIKTRIETRARLKPDLLAWFAKK
- a CDS encoding GIY-YIG nuclease family protein — protein: MTNKPRGVLYIGVTSNLAVRIDQHRRGVGSGFCSKYNLRRLVLAEEHQRIDDAIAREKALKAWKRDWKIELIEAGNPEWRDLFEFIL